A stretch of Gemmatimonadota bacterium DNA encodes these proteins:
- the lptC gene encoding LPS export ABC transporter periplasmic protein LptC gives MHARIRPWHQVMAFVLFVAVLFPAACQPVDPPVPEEGAKDALPDQEAWNTTIYLSRDGRQEATIRAGHRLYFSETNVTVIDEGIYVEFFEEDGSLASTLEAEWGEIDGQTHDLRVRGGVTVHSSERGTLETDSLTWLNAANLIVTDAAVRLTGDTDVIAGDGFEADPGMRGYIIRRNIKGRFLPDAQPQ, from the coding sequence ATGCACGCTCGCATCCGGCCGTGGCACCAGGTCATGGCCTTCGTCCTGTTTGTGGCTGTCCTGTTCCCGGCCGCATGCCAACCCGTCGATCCGCCGGTTCCGGAAGAAGGCGCTAAGGATGCACTGCCGGACCAGGAAGCGTGGAACACGACTATTTACCTGAGCCGGGATGGCAGGCAGGAAGCCACGATCCGGGCCGGGCACCGCCTTTATTTCTCGGAAACCAACGTCACGGTCATTGATGAGGGCATCTACGTCGAGTTCTTTGAAGAAGACGGCAGCCTGGCCTCTACGCTCGAAGCGGAGTGGGGCGAGATCGACGGACAGACCCACGACCTGCGCGTCCGGGGCGGCGTAACGGTCCACAGTTCGGAACGGGGCACCCTGGAAACCGATTCCCTGACCTGGTTGAACGCGGCGAATCTCATTGTAACGGATGCCGCCGTACGATTGACCGGGGACACGGATGTCATTGCGGGCGATGGGTTTGAGGCCGATCCGGGCATGCGCGGATATATCATCCGGCGCAACATCAAAGGCCGTTTTCTGCCGGATGCACAACCGCAATGA
- a CDS encoding lysophospholipid acyltransferase family protein: protein MATLIKRMRNAAIYQAVRALIGLLNALPRQRALSVGGWIGGLAYLSARGPRRLALSNLTLAYGEAQSRRQIRRLGRTVFRELGRNVVDVARLPRFTAENVDGLVRADGLSHLESAYRAGKGVVAVSAHLGNFELMGAFLALKGFAVTVVAAPLYDARLDALLLENRVRSGLEVVPRDRATTAILRALRKGHVVGLLVDQDTRGAGIAVPFFGHPARTPTGPAVLADRTGAPIVPMAIHRLPDDTHLVTVRPPIRPAGRSPEDVEATTRAYTGELERFIRKAPAQWVWMHDRWKASKEV, encoded by the coding sequence GTGGCCACTCTGATCAAGCGCATGCGAAATGCCGCGATCTATCAGGCGGTGCGCGCGCTCATCGGTCTGTTGAACGCATTGCCGAGGCAACGGGCTTTGTCCGTCGGCGGATGGATCGGCGGACTGGCGTACCTGTCCGCCCGCGGTCCCAGGCGCCTTGCCCTTTCCAATCTGACACTGGCATACGGCGAAGCGCAGTCGCGCAGGCAGATCAGGCGTCTGGGCCGGACCGTCTTCCGGGAGCTGGGACGGAACGTCGTGGATGTCGCCCGGCTGCCCCGGTTCACGGCGGAGAATGTAGACGGCCTGGTCAGGGCCGATGGCCTGTCCCACCTTGAATCGGCCTATCGCGCGGGGAAGGGCGTAGTTGCGGTAAGCGCCCACCTGGGCAATTTCGAGCTGATGGGCGCGTTCCTGGCGCTCAAGGGATTCGCGGTAACTGTTGTGGCGGCCCCTCTTTACGACGCCAGGCTGGATGCTCTCCTGCTGGAGAACCGGGTGCGGAGCGGACTGGAAGTGGTTCCCCGCGACCGGGCCACCACCGCCATCCTTCGCGCGCTTAGAAAGGGGCATGTCGTGGGACTGCTTGTGGACCAGGATACCAGGGGCGCCGGCATCGCCGTACCCTTCTTCGGACACCCCGCCCGGACCCCCACCGGACCCGCGGTGCTGGCGGACCGGACGGGCGCGCCCATCGTGCCCATGGCCATTCACCGTCTGCCGGACGACACGCATCTCGTGACGGTCCGTCCGCCGATCCGGCCCGCCGGACGGTCGCCGGAAGACGTGGAAGCCACGACGAGGGCGTATACCGGAGAACTGGAACGGTTCATCAGGAAAGCACCGGCGCAGTGGGTATGGATGCACGATCGCTGGAAGGCGTCAAAGGAGGTTTGA
- the kdsA gene encoding 3-deoxy-8-phosphooctulonate synthase produces the protein MKKVAVGDVAIGGGRPLALIAGPCVIESEAVVMETAERLVAATGRLDIPLVFKSSYAKANRSSAAYYAGPGLREGLRVLRKVRDLGVPVLSDVHTLQEVDEAAEVLDVLQLPAHLSMQTELTLALARTGKPVNVKKGQFLAPEDVASVVSKIESAGNRNILLTERGVSFGYHDLVADMRSLAIMRRTGYPVVFDATHVVRLYGRPSSDTSGGTPEFIEPLARAAVAAGCEAVFIETHPRVSEALCDAASMLPLDRLEPLLESLKAIDEVVRP, from the coding sequence GTGAAAAAAGTCGCCGTAGGAGACGTGGCCATAGGCGGGGGACGGCCGCTGGCGCTGATCGCGGGGCCGTGCGTGATCGAGAGCGAGGCCGTGGTCATGGAGACCGCGGAACGCCTGGTTGCGGCAACCGGACGACTGGACATCCCCCTCGTGTTCAAGTCATCCTATGCAAAGGCAAACCGCTCTTCGGCCGCCTATTACGCGGGACCCGGACTGCGCGAGGGGTTGCGCGTGCTCCGGAAAGTTCGAGACCTGGGCGTGCCTGTACTCTCGGACGTTCACACGTTGCAGGAGGTCGACGAGGCCGCGGAGGTCCTGGACGTTCTGCAGCTTCCCGCGCACCTGTCCATGCAGACGGAGCTCACCCTGGCCCTGGCGCGGACCGGAAAACCCGTCAACGTGAAGAAGGGACAGTTCCTGGCGCCGGAAGACGTGGCGTCGGTCGTCTCCAAGATCGAAAGCGCGGGCAACCGGAACATCCTCCTGACCGAACGCGGCGTCTCCTTCGGGTACCACGACCTGGTCGCCGACATGCGGTCGCTGGCCATCATGCGCCGGACGGGATACCCCGTGGTGTTCGATGCCACCCACGTGGTGAGGCTGTACGGCCGTCCGAGCAGCGACACGAGCGGCGGCACGCCCGAATTCATCGAACCCCTCGCCCGCGCCGCGGTGGCCGCGGGATGCGAGGCGGTATTCATCGAAACCCATCCCCGGGTTTCCGAGGCACTGTGCGACGCCGCGAGCATGTTGCCGCTCGACCGACTGGAACCTCTGCTGGAAAGCCTCAAGGCGATCGACGAAGTCGTGCGGCCTTAG
- the kdsB gene encoding 3-deoxy-manno-octulosonate cytidylyltransferase, whose product MRITGLIPARFASTRFPGKALAPLRGKPMIQHTYERSSRARCLTDLFVVTDDRRIADAVRGFGGEPIMTAPDHPSGTDRLAAAVREMDTDVVVNIQGDEPLITPEAIETVVQPLVDDPDLPMTTLAHRITRTEDLLNPHMGKVVFDEQGLALYFSRSPLPWPGERPDGAILREHRYYNTVGLYGYRRAFLLTFAGLEPTPLERIERLEQLRALENGYRITVRQTDYAPLGVDVPEDLVKAERRLAAEEVAS is encoded by the coding sequence CTGAGAATCACGGGTCTCATACCGGCCCGCTTCGCTTCGACGCGTTTCCCCGGCAAGGCGCTGGCGCCCTTGCGGGGGAAACCGATGATACAGCACACCTACGAGCGGTCCAGCCGGGCGCGGTGCCTCACCGATCTGTTCGTCGTAACCGACGACCGGCGCATAGCGGACGCGGTCCGGGGGTTCGGCGGTGAGCCGATCATGACCGCGCCGGATCACCCGAGCGGTACGGACCGGCTGGCCGCGGCCGTTCGGGAGATGGATACGGACGTTGTCGTCAACATCCAGGGAGACGAGCCGCTGATCACGCCCGAAGCCATCGAAACGGTGGTGCAACCCCTGGTCGACGATCCGGACCTGCCCATGACGACCCTCGCCCACCGGATCACCAGGACGGAGGACCTGCTCAATCCCCACATGGGCAAGGTGGTCTTCGACGAACAGGGTCTGGCGCTGTACTTCTCCCGCTCGCCGCTGCCCTGGCCGGGGGAGCGGCCGGACGGAGCAATTCTGCGCGAACACCGGTACTACAACACCGTGGGTCTCTACGGGTACCGAAGGGCGTTCCTGCTCACCTTCGCCGGGCTTGAACCGACGCCCCTGGAACGGATCGAGCGGCTGGAACAGCTGCGAGCCCTGGAAAACGGTTACCGCATCACCGTGCGGCAAACCGACTACGCCCCCCTCGGCGTCGACGTACCCGAGGACCTGGTAAAGGCGGAACGCAGGCTGGCCGCGGAGGAAGTTGCGTCGTGA
- the gatC gene encoding Asp-tRNA(Asn)/Glu-tRNA(Gln) amidotransferase subunit GatC, protein MTVTVKDVDHVAALAHLKFSEEEREQLVDQLNAILAYMEKLNTLDTTAVGPTSHVLRLKNVYRDDEAGASLSQEEALRNAPASDRGHFTVPKVI, encoded by the coding sequence ATGACGGTAACCGTCAAGGACGTCGACCATGTCGCGGCACTGGCCCACCTGAAGTTCTCGGAAGAAGAACGGGAACAGCTGGTGGATCAGTTGAATGCCATCCTCGCATACATGGAGAAGCTCAATACGCTCGACACGACGGCCGTTGGTCCGACTTCCCACGTGCTGCGGCTGAAGAACGTCTACCGCGACGACGAAGCCGGAGCGTCGCTAAGCCAGGAAGAAGCGTTACGGAACGCGCCTGCGTCCGATCGCGGCCATTTCACGGTGCCCAAGGTAATCTGA
- a CDS encoding UvrD-helicase domain-containing protein — protein sequence MNLAGELNSAQVKAASYVDGPLLVLAGAGSGKTRVLTYRIAYLVEHLGIDPYHILAVTFTNKAAAEMKDRIDRMLGQGDVPQWVGTFHSLSARILRREAETLGFRRDFVIYDGEDQLALIRRVMKDLEISDKRYSPEAVRSFISGAKDQLLSPAEYKAQHTDYFEQQVVSRVYETYQHALEDCNALDFDDLIMRLALGFGTHPDLLNRYQERFQYILVDEYQDTNRAQYEWINRLARKYRNLCVVGDDDQSIYAWRGADIRNILEFEKDYPEARVVRLEQNYRSTRLILKAGNEVIRNNKGRKGKELWTDNPGGEKIGLVETMDDRDEARWISRKIQEMRNGSGRVLRDFTLLYRTNAQSRTLEDELRRAGLPYVIVGGVRFFERKEVKDVLAYLKILVNGRDAISFRRMVNTPARGIGAVSVSRVEQLAVERSMDYLEALYHASEAGISGKAHRAAVELGEFLLRLRSRLAEISGAEAARRVLEKTGYLRALELEAAKNVEAETRVQNVNELMAALEEATERPEEGQPVSGLEDFLEEVALVTDIDRWDESVDCVTLMTLHNAKGLEFPIVFITGMEDGLFPISRAMESPTDLEEERRLCYVGITRAREQLFLTHANLRRRYGGTQTSLRSRFIDEIPDDLVSRESTSRFYSRSSWPQEEKTSAPPFEDDITSPRMVQTPMGRVRISQGQDVKHPIWGKGRIIQVAGSGDDLRATIRFSDTTKKVIVKYAALEMI from the coding sequence ATGAACCTCGCTGGCGAACTGAATTCCGCTCAAGTAAAGGCCGCGTCCTATGTCGATGGGCCGTTGCTTGTGCTTGCCGGCGCCGGAAGCGGCAAGACCCGGGTGTTGACCTACCGGATCGCCTACCTCGTTGAACATCTCGGCATCGACCCCTATCACATTCTGGCCGTCACGTTTACCAACAAGGCGGCCGCCGAGATGAAGGACCGGATCGACCGGATGCTCGGACAGGGCGACGTCCCCCAGTGGGTGGGCACCTTTCATTCCCTCTCGGCCCGAATACTGCGCCGTGAGGCGGAGACCCTGGGCTTCCGCCGCGATTTCGTGATCTACGACGGCGAAGATCAACTGGCCCTCATCCGTCGGGTGATGAAGGACCTGGAGATCTCCGACAAGCGGTATTCCCCCGAGGCGGTCCGCAGCTTTATCAGCGGAGCCAAGGATCAGCTTTTATCGCCCGCCGAATACAAGGCGCAACACACGGATTACTTCGAACAGCAGGTGGTGTCACGGGTTTATGAGACGTACCAGCATGCCCTGGAAGACTGTAACGCCCTGGATTTCGACGATCTCATCATGCGGCTGGCGTTAGGATTCGGGACGCATCCGGATCTGCTCAACCGGTACCAGGAACGATTCCAGTACATCCTGGTGGACGAATACCAGGATACCAACCGCGCCCAGTACGAATGGATCAACCGGTTGGCGCGCAAATACCGGAACCTGTGCGTGGTGGGGGACGACGACCAGTCCATCTACGCCTGGCGCGGCGCGGACATCCGCAACATCCTCGAGTTCGAAAAGGACTATCCCGAGGCGCGGGTCGTCCGACTTGAACAGAACTATCGCTCCACCCGGCTGATCCTGAAGGCGGGCAACGAAGTCATCCGGAACAACAAGGGCCGCAAGGGCAAGGAGCTGTGGACAGACAACCCCGGCGGGGAGAAGATCGGCCTGGTCGAGACCATGGACGACCGGGACGAAGCCCGGTGGATCTCCCGGAAGATCCAGGAGATGCGCAACGGATCCGGCCGTGTGCTGAGGGATTTCACCCTCCTATACCGAACCAACGCGCAGTCGCGCACGCTGGAGGACGAGTTGCGCCGCGCCGGCCTGCCTTACGTGATCGTCGGCGGCGTCCGGTTCTTCGAACGGAAGGAAGTCAAGGACGTCCTGGCCTATCTGAAAATCCTGGTCAATGGCCGGGACGCCATCAGCTTCCGCCGCATGGTCAACACCCCCGCCAGGGGCATCGGCGCCGTCAGCGTGTCCCGCGTCGAGCAACTGGCCGTCGAGCGCAGTATGGACTACCTGGAAGCGCTGTACCATGCCAGCGAGGCGGGTATCTCGGGCAAAGCGCACCGCGCCGCCGTGGAACTCGGAGAGTTTCTGCTGCGTCTCAGGTCGCGCCTGGCGGAGATATCGGGCGCGGAGGCGGCCAGGCGTGTGCTCGAAAAGACCGGCTACCTGAGGGCACTGGAGCTGGAGGCCGCGAAAAACGTGGAGGCCGAGACCCGGGTCCAGAACGTGAACGAGTTGATGGCTGCCCTCGAAGAGGCGACCGAGCGACCGGAGGAGGGACAGCCGGTCTCGGGACTGGAAGATTTCCTGGAGGAAGTGGCCCTGGTAACCGATATCGACCGGTGGGACGAATCCGTGGACTGCGTCACGCTCATGACCTTGCATAACGCCAAGGGCCTGGAGTTCCCCATCGTCTTCATCACGGGCATGGAAGACGGCCTTTTCCCCATTTCGCGCGCCATGGAAAGCCCCACCGACCTGGAGGAAGAGCGACGGCTTTGTTACGTGGGCATCACGCGCGCCCGGGAACAACTATTCCTCACTCACGCCAATTTGCGGCGCAGGTACGGGGGAACGCAGACCTCCCTGCGGTCCCGATTCATCGACGAGATCCCCGACGACCTGGTTTCCCGGGAAAGCACCAGCCGGTTTTATTCGCGGTCGTCGTGGCCACAGGAAGAAAAGACCTCAGCGCCTCCGTTCGAAGATGACATTACGTCCCCCCGGATGGTACAGACGCCCATGGGCCGGGTGCGGATATCCCAGGGACAGGACGTCAAACACCCCATCTGGGGCAAGGGACGCATCATCCAGGTCGCGGGAAGCGGGGACGACCTGCGGGCGACGATACGCTTCTCGGATACGACCAAGAAGGTGATCGTGAAATACGCCGCCCTGGAAATGATATAA